In one Mucilaginibacter ginsenosidivorax genomic region, the following are encoded:
- a CDS encoding outer membrane beta-barrel family protein, translating to MQIISKYFLTGLLSAIACWASAQNINNGAIKGAVIDDQDKPLPYATIVLKTNPTAVLYSSTLTDDRGGFIIKNIAPGNYIVKIGMLGFEKDSLNITISQNHMEVDMGIRKLKTTSQLLKTVTVKAETPLIERNLDKTVVNVAQNITSEGLTVMELLKKLPGVQITPNGQISMNGKSGVNVNIDGKPTYLSTDDLANLLNGMPASNIQKIEVMSNPSSKYDAAGLVGIINIVKKKNHTDGLNGSVNGSFIQSYYGKYNAGLSLSYKNQYINLFLNNTYSNNKSFDRRYVTTDISNAANRLLTQQQSVNNGINNSHNYRPTLGIDIYLSQKTTLTASGTAGFGSSNNLLISKMDIRDSALVKTSRTDFTSQVKDHPDNYTAAIQLTQQLDTAGQIWSIDADHSSYHNSPVQTNVSTLSDALNNFVNQFDYLLLQGRKLDIYAAKTDYILPLKNKGRFETGLKFSYVKAINDNTFYNQTGGQNTIDLSQSDYSINSENINAAYINLNKTYPALTVQAGLRTEQTITKGKQTFSGESVNQNYLQLFPTVFMSKKLGEQNALTLRLGRRIERADYHELVPFRRPQTATLYFQGNPNLKPQLSWHGELSWAYQNTFFVTVNYDIDKDYIRTLPFVDSNETTITRRPINVQGAHSWDVDFAYTKKITAWWSVDNTLSVYNNAFSGSAGNYSLNNGGLTSIDFITNNSFHINDKLSAGCDFEYESKRRFINSAFGSYYTLSAGIKQQLFNNKGSLSLNANNLLQSEDHYAIDRTAGLYHYSYFNFYSRYVSLSFSYRFGTGKTNKVKIDSGSADEQKRAGS from the coding sequence ATGCAGATTATCAGTAAATACTTTTTAACGGGCCTTTTATCAGCCATCGCCTGTTGGGCCAGCGCCCAAAATATTAACAATGGAGCAATCAAAGGCGCTGTTATTGACGACCAGGACAAGCCCCTGCCATATGCAACTATCGTGCTAAAAACTAACCCAACCGCAGTATTGTATAGCAGTACTTTAACCGATGACCGCGGCGGATTTATCATCAAAAATATTGCACCGGGCAATTACATAGTAAAGATAGGGATGCTTGGATTTGAAAAAGACAGTCTGAACATTACCATCAGTCAAAACCATATGGAAGTTGATATGGGTATCAGAAAGCTAAAAACCACCAGTCAATTATTAAAAACGGTAACCGTTAAAGCCGAAACCCCGTTGATTGAACGAAACCTGGATAAAACAGTGGTTAACGTAGCGCAAAACATAACCAGCGAAGGATTGACCGTGATGGAACTACTGAAAAAACTACCCGGCGTACAAATTACGCCAAACGGGCAAATTAGCATGAATGGCAAATCGGGGGTAAACGTTAATATAGATGGCAAACCCACCTATTTATCGACCGATGACCTGGCAAACCTTTTAAACGGCATGCCTGCGTCAAACATTCAAAAAATAGAGGTTATGAGTAATCCATCATCCAAATATGATGCTGCCGGTTTGGTTGGGATAATTAATATTGTTAAAAAGAAGAACCATACCGACGGACTAAACGGTAGTGTAAACGGAAGTTTTATACAAAGCTACTACGGTAAATACAATGCAGGCTTATCACTAAGCTATAAAAATCAATATATCAACTTGTTTTTGAACAATACCTATAGCAACAATAAAAGCTTCGACCGCAGGTATGTTACAACAGATATTTCAAATGCGGCAAACAGGTTGCTAACCCAGCAGCAGTCTGTTAACAACGGAATAAATAACAGCCATAATTACAGGCCAACGTTAGGTATAGATATTTACCTTTCCCAAAAAACTACGCTTACCGCATCAGGTACTGCCGGCTTTGGCTCATCAAATAACCTGCTTATTTCAAAAATGGATATCAGGGATAGTGCCTTGGTTAAAACAAGTCGCACTGATTTTACGAGCCAGGTGAAGGATCATCCGGACAACTACACCGCGGCCATTCAGCTAACGCAACAGTTGGATACGGCCGGGCAAATATGGAGCATTGATGCCGATCATTCATCATACCACAATTCGCCGGTGCAAACCAATGTAAGCACACTTAGCGATGCACTCAATAACTTTGTTAACCAATTTGACTACCTGCTATTACAAGGCCGCAAACTGGATATTTACGCCGCAAAAACCGATTATATACTACCTTTAAAAAACAAAGGCAGGTTTGAAACGGGGCTAAAATTTAGCTATGTAAAAGCCATTAACGATAACACTTTTTATAACCAGACCGGCGGTCAAAACACTATCGATCTTTCGCAAAGCGATTACTCCATAAATTCAGAAAACATTAACGCCGCTTACATTAACCTCAACAAAACTTACCCTGCCTTAACAGTACAGGCCGGCTTACGTACCGAGCAAACGATAACGAAAGGTAAACAGACGTTTAGCGGCGAGTCGGTTAACCAAAACTATTTGCAGTTATTTCCAACCGTTTTCATGAGCAAAAAACTGGGTGAACAAAACGCCCTAACCCTGCGGCTGGGCAGGCGTATTGAACGTGCCGATTACCATGAACTGGTACCTTTCAGGCGGCCGCAAACGGCAACACTTTATTTCCAGGGTAATCCAAACCTCAAACCGCAACTATCCTGGCATGGCGAATTAAGCTGGGCATACCAAAACACGTTTTTTGTTACGGTGAACTACGATATAGACAAGGATTACATCCGTACGCTGCCATTTGTTGATAGCAATGAAACCACCATTACCCGCAGGCCCATCAACGTTCAGGGTGCACACTCATGGGATGTTGATTTTGCTTATACCAAAAAAATCACGGCGTGGTGGTCAGTTGATAACACGTTATCGGTTTATAATAATGCTTTTAGTGGTTCGGCGGGCAACTACAGCTTAAATAACGGTGGGCTAACCTCTATCGATTTTATAACCAACAATAGTTTCCACATCAATGATAAGCTATCTGCCGGGTGCGATTTTGAATACGAATCAAAACGCAGGTTTATCAACTCTGCATTTGGCAGTTATTATACTTTAAGCGCCGGTATCAAACAGCAATTATTTAATAACAAGGGATCTCTTTCGTTAAATGCAAACAACCTGCTGCAAAGCGAAGATCATTATGCCATTGACCGCACCGCCGGCCTTTACCACTACTCCTATTTTAATTTTTATTCGCGTTACGTTAGCCTAAGCTTCAGCTACCGTTTTGGAACAGGTAAAACCAATAAAGTAAAAATTGATTCCGGATCGGCAGATGAGCAAAAACGGGCAGGAAGTTAA
- a CDS encoding carbohydrate binding family 9 domain-containing protein translates to MKIFKALRFSKSLCLLVAFITTGLHQLNAQEAFAPLPVASRPHLQATRVTGPINIDGVPDEAAWNTAPVAAHFTTAYPRQGDKATYDTEVRLLYDDKNIYISARCDFPPGKKSLQVQDLRRDFSYSNNELFEILIDPFKDPRMPVMTFCVTPYGTQMDIMHYADFSYDYKWDAVWQAASKIQEHSWTTEVAIPFTSLRYPKNSTEWSINFARNIRFIGETNGWSPWPQAFSETQLAYGGILTNIVPPDAGFNLRVEPYALVNAKRADNNRTHYKPEVGGEIKYAINSNTLLEGTINTDFAQADVDKQVVNLSRSSVFFPEKRQFFLENSSLFSVGQNSIIQPFFSRRIGLSDNGSPLTINGGLRFIHQDNKQSAGILVMKQNGDTTENGALFGVFRYKRSVSHSLQLGAMEVLRQNFAGLNQPASVNPLEVVDAFWQVSQPLFIRGMASYSGNSQSGQKGQAAFAEFNYSATHFFIDWFQTAVSKGYQAQTGFIARDNFINTQPTLYVFMHKKWFPKNVQFFSPQFTADIYHEASSGKFQEASVIVMPLQLFFTNQSHLDFSITSSWENLTDNFQPVRNVDIAAANYHFNRYEFYGITNAAAPFSAETRLSTGGYYNGRLNSYYLSLRAAPVPQLSLVMSYTLNDFKNVGINQVSTTTHLLAPELRVAANPKMLLSAFYQYNTDARNGSLNARFSWEYRPLSFIYLVVNSVNNYYKTPFGIPQRQQGGIMKVTYIRQI, encoded by the coding sequence ATGAAAATTTTTAAGGCTTTAAGATTTAGCAAGAGCTTATGTTTATTGGTGGCATTTATAACAACCGGGTTACACCAGTTAAACGCACAGGAAGCGTTTGCCCCGCTGCCGGTAGCCAGCCGTCCGCACCTGCAGGCCACACGTGTTACCGGGCCAATAAATATTGATGGTGTTCCCGATGAAGCCGCGTGGAATACCGCCCCTGTGGCTGCTCATTTTACCACAGCTTATCCGCGGCAAGGAGATAAGGCTACCTACGATACCGAGGTTAGGTTGTTATACGATGATAAAAACATTTACATCAGCGCCCGCTGCGATTTCCCGCCGGGGAAGAAAAGCCTCCAGGTACAGGATTTGCGCCGCGATTTCAGCTATAGCAATAATGAGCTTTTTGAGATCCTGATTGATCCTTTTAAGGATCCGCGCATGCCGGTGATGACATTTTGTGTAACACCCTACGGAACGCAAATGGATATTATGCACTATGCCGATTTTAGTTACGACTATAAATGGGATGCAGTATGGCAGGCTGCCAGCAAAATACAGGAACATTCATGGACAACCGAAGTGGCGATTCCGTTTACCTCATTGAGGTATCCAAAAAACTCAACGGAGTGGAGCATTAATTTTGCCCGTAACATCCGCTTTATTGGCGAAACCAATGGCTGGTCGCCCTGGCCACAGGCATTTAGCGAAACGCAACTGGCTTACGGCGGCATCCTTACTAACATAGTGCCCCCGGATGCCGGTTTTAATTTACGGGTTGAGCCATACGCCCTGGTAAATGCCAAACGGGCTGATAATAACAGGACGCATTACAAACCCGAAGTTGGCGGCGAAATTAAGTATGCCATTAACTCCAACACCCTTCTTGAAGGCACCATCAATACCGATTTTGCCCAGGCCGATGTGGATAAACAAGTGGTTAACCTGAGTCGGTCGAGCGTTTTCTTTCCCGAAAAACGGCAGTTCTTTTTAGAGAATTCAAGCTTGTTTTCGGTAGGTCAAAACAGCATCATTCAGCCGTTTTTTAGCAGGAGGATAGGGTTAAGCGATAATGGATCGCCCTTAACCATCAATGGCGGCTTAAGGTTTATCCACCAGGACAACAAACAGTCGGCCGGTATACTGGTGATGAAACAAAATGGCGATACAACGGAAAACGGGGCGTTATTTGGCGTTTTCAGGTATAAAAGGAGTGTTAGCCATAGTTTGCAGTTGGGTGCCATGGAGGTATTGCGGCAAAACTTTGCCGGCTTAAATCAGCCCGCATCTGTTAACCCTCTGGAGGTGGTGGATGCTTTTTGGCAGGTAAGCCAGCCGTTATTTATAAGGGGCATGGCATCTTACTCGGGGAACTCGCAAAGCGGGCAAAAGGGACAGGCCGCCTTTGCCGAGTTTAACTACTCAGCCACGCATTTTTTTATCGATTGGTTTCAAACTGCCGTATCTAAAGGCTACCAGGCACAAACCGGCTTTATTGCCAGGGATAATTTTATCAATACACAGCCCACCCTTTATGTTTTTATGCATAAAAAATGGTTTCCCAAAAATGTGCAATTTTTTAGCCCGCAATTTACTGCCGATATTTACCATGAGGCGTCGAGCGGCAAATTCCAGGAGGCCAGTGTAATAGTGATGCCGCTGCAATTGTTTTTTACCAATCAATCGCACCTTGATTTTAGTATCACCAGTTCGTGGGAGAACCTGACAGATAATTTTCAACCGGTGCGGAATGTTGACATAGCCGCGGCCAATTATCATTTTAACCGGTACGAATTTTATGGCATTACCAATGCCGCGGCACCCTTTAGCGCCGAAACCCGGCTTAGCACAGGTGGTTACTATAATGGCAGGCTCAATAGTTATTATTTATCGTTACGTGCTGCCCCTGTGCCCCAGCTATCGCTGGTAATGAGTTATACCCTTAACGATTTTAAAAATGTGGGCATAAACCAGGTATCAACCACTACGCACCTGCTGGCGCCCGAATTGCGCGTAGCTGCAAATCCAAAAATGTTGCTATCGGCATTTTACCAATACAATACTGATGCCCGTAACGGATCGTTAAATGCCCGCTTTTCCTGGGAGTACAGGCCCCTATCGTTCATTTACCTGGTGGTAAACAGCGTTAATAATTACTATAAAACCCCATTCGGGATTCCGCAGCGACAGCAGGGAGGTATCATGAAAGTTACTTATATCAGGCAGATATGA
- a CDS encoding sensor histidine kinase translates to MQKNRQIPYQAITRHLLFWLAYILYQCVNNGWEDKDVFAFKLDPQLSTSVPICMLVTYLNLYVLMPLFYYPQKYIQYAIGMAVLILIGGLLPRFFAYAIWVPWDKIHDPAMFKMEKTDFWIPVRIFKNAAGNAPVLFIAMLIKLMRNAYQQEKNMREMEKEKFNAEMGLLKAQINPHFFFNTLNTLYALTLKGSEQASKVVLRLSDLMHYMLYEASENKVLLQDEIKHLESYIGIEQMRFADRLELSFQYSGDITGKMIAPLLLLPFVENAFKHSLAESDGWITINLKVTGNRLFLKVENSYQPSPKPDNYGLGLKNVKRRLELTYPDHYELLLNQNNGIFEADLKLDL, encoded by the coding sequence ATGCAAAAAAACAGGCAGATACCTTACCAGGCTATTACACGGCACCTGCTGTTTTGGCTGGCCTATATCCTGTACCAATGTGTAAACAATGGTTGGGAAGATAAGGATGTATTTGCTTTTAAGCTCGATCCGCAGTTGTCAACAAGCGTTCCCATATGCATGCTGGTTACTTATTTAAACCTGTATGTGTTGATGCCGTTATTTTATTATCCTCAAAAATATATTCAATACGCCATTGGGATGGCGGTGCTCATATTAATTGGTGGTTTGCTGCCGCGCTTTTTTGCTTACGCCATTTGGGTACCCTGGGATAAAATTCATGACCCGGCTATGTTTAAAATGGAAAAAACAGATTTCTGGATTCCGGTACGCATCTTCAAAAATGCGGCGGGCAATGCTCCTGTATTGTTTATTGCCATGCTTATTAAGCTTATGCGTAATGCATATCAACAGGAAAAAAACATGCGCGAAATGGAGAAGGAAAAATTTAACGCCGAAATGGGGTTGCTAAAAGCGCAAATAAATCCGCACTTTTTTTTTAATACATTAAATACGCTTTATGCACTTACCTTGAAAGGCAGCGAACAGGCATCAAAAGTGGTACTCCGGCTGTCAGATCTGATGCATTATATGCTTTATGAAGCCAGCGAAAACAAGGTATTGCTACAGGACGAGATTAAGCACCTGGAAAGCTATATTGGTATTGAACAAATGCGGTTTGCCGACAGGCTTGAATTATCGTTCCAATACTCGGGCGATATAACCGGTAAAATGATAGCCCCGCTTTTGTTATTACCTTTTGTTGAAAATGCATTTAAACACAGCCTTGCCGAAAGTGATGGGTGGATAACCATTAACCTAAAAGTTACCGGGAACAGGTTATTTTTAAAGGTAGAAAACAGTTATCAGCCCTCGCCAAAACCGGATAATTATGGGCTTGGGCTTAAAAATGTTAAACGACGACTGGAGTTAACTTACCCGGACCATTATGAGCTTTTACTAAACCAAAACAATGGCATTTTTGAGGCCGACCTGAAACTTGACCTATGA
- a CDS encoding LytTR family transcriptional regulator DNA-binding domain-containing protein, translating into MRVHRSYIISINHISAYTGSYIEIGRQSIPIGNSYAKDVLGKLEG; encoded by the coding sequence ATCCGCGTACATCGCTCTTATATAATTTCCATCAACCACATCAGTGCCTATACCGGCAGCTATATTGAAATTGGCCGGCAAAGCATCCCAATAGGCAACTCATACGCCAAAGATGTTTTGGGCAAGCTGGAGGGTTAA
- a CDS encoding aminotransferase class V-fold PLP-dependent enzyme, with protein sequence MKLLANSIFTKAEIEQFRNDTIGCTYVNHLNNAGAALMPNVVTDAITAHIKLEAEIGGYEAAAAKADAIAEFYELAARLINTKPGNIAFTASATDSYIRALSAIPFVAGDIILTDCDDYISNQLHFLSLKKRFGVDIVHIKNAAAGGVDLADLEAKLYELKPRLLAITHIPTNSGLVQPVNQIAAIYAKYSQESGDKTWYILDACQSAGQMKLDVQQLQCDFLSATNRKFLRGPRGSGFLYISDKALQGRLEPLFIDMRGARWTEKGQYEQQPDAKRFEDWEFAYATVVGSAEAIRYCLAIGEDRIWQQVKQLSAYLRTRLASIPNVRMLDKGPELSSSVTFTVANSSAEYLVKRFLQHNINVVSSYREFAVIDFDQKQVEWAIRVSPHYYNTVDELDALVDCLAGF encoded by the coding sequence ATGAAATTATTAGCCAACAGCATATTCACCAAGGCCGAAATTGAACAGTTCAGAAACGATACCATCGGCTGTACTTATGTAAACCATTTAAACAACGCCGGCGCAGCCTTGATGCCCAATGTAGTTACCGATGCCATTACTGCCCATATTAAACTGGAAGCTGAGATAGGCGGATATGAGGCCGCCGCTGCAAAGGCTGATGCCATTGCCGAATTTTATGAGCTGGCCGCGCGGCTTATCAATACCAAACCCGGCAACATTGCCTTTACAGCAAGCGCTACCGACTCGTACATCAGGGCTTTATCTGCCATTCCGTTTGTTGCAGGGGATATTATTTTAACCGATTGCGACGACTATATCTCGAACCAGCTCCATTTTCTATCGCTCAAAAAACGATTTGGGGTTGATATTGTCCACATAAAAAATGCCGCCGCTGGTGGTGTCGATCTTGCCGACCTGGAAGCTAAATTATATGAGCTTAAGCCCAGATTGCTGGCTATAACCCATATCCCTACCAATTCGGGCCTGGTACAGCCGGTTAACCAGATTGCAGCCATCTACGCCAAATATAGCCAGGAAAGCGGTGATAAAACATGGTATATTTTGGATGCCTGCCAATCGGCCGGGCAAATGAAGCTGGATGTACAGCAGCTGCAATGCGATTTTTTATCGGCAACTAATCGTAAGTTTTTAAGGGGGCCGCGTGGTTCGGGCTTCTTGTATATTTCGGATAAGGCGTTGCAGGGCAGGCTTGAGCCTTTGTTTATTGATATGCGCGGCGCGCGATGGACAGAAAAAGGCCAATACGAGCAACAACCCGATGCCAAACGTTTTGAAGATTGGGAGTTTGCGTACGCTACCGTAGTCGGCAGCGCCGAAGCAATCAGGTACTGCCTGGCCATTGGCGAAGACCGGATCTGGCAGCAGGTTAAACAGCTATCTGCCTATTTGCGAACCCGTTTAGCATCAATACCAAATGTAAGGATGTTGGATAAGGGGCCCGAATTGAGTTCGTCTGTGACGTTCACCGTGGCAAACTCATCTGCAGAGTACCTGGTGAAGCGGTTTTTACAACATAATATTAACGTAGTATCATCCTATCGTGAATTTGCGGTTATCGATTTTGACCAAAAACAGGTAGAGTGGGCCATCAGGGTATCGCCGCATTATTATAATACCGTTGATGAACTTGATGCATTGGTTGATTGCCTGGCCGGTTTTTAA
- a CDS encoding Lrp/AsnC family transcriptional regulator, with the protein MYTLDDYDKKLLRLLQKDNRLTAQVLAQMVNLSASAVQRRLAKLRDEKIIEADVAIIAPAAAGVGLTCIVDICMQEDGSRTIERFRAEIENCPEVSQCYYVTGTYDLVLIVNTRDMKHYEQFSKKYFMDSPDVQRFYTHVVMDRLKMSYGVYI; encoded by the coding sequence ATGTACACGCTTGACGATTACGATAAAAAGCTGCTGCGCCTATTACAAAAAGACAACCGCCTTACCGCGCAAGTGCTGGCCCAAATGGTGAACCTTAGCGCATCGGCCGTACAAAGGCGACTGGCTAAGCTACGTGATGAAAAAATTATCGAAGCCGATGTAGCTATTATCGCGCCGGCGGCAGCAGGTGTTGGGCTAACCTGCATAGTAGATATCTGTATGCAGGAAGATGGCTCCCGTACCATCGAAAGGTTCAGGGCCGAAATTGAAAATTGCCCCGAGGTATCCCAATGCTACTACGTAACCGGCACCTATGACCTGGTGCTTATTGTTAATACCAGGGATATGAAACACTACGAGCAATTCAGCAAAAAATATTTTATGGATAGCCCCGATGTGCAGCGCTTTTATACCCATGTAGTAATGGATAGGTTAAAAATGAGCTACGGGGTTTATATATAG